A region of the Kaistia geumhonensis genome:
GGCAGTGGCTGTCGACGAGCATGGGATCCGGTGGCGCGCGAAGCGCTGGGTCAGGCTGAAACGTCGGGAGTGAGTAGCGTCTTCCGCCCGGCCTGTCGACCGTTCTGGACAGGCTCCCGCCCGCGCTTCTACATAGCATGCAAGGGCCGTTCCGAACGGGATTCGACATATTGGCGATTGTGATGGAGCGCTCGCTCTTCGGCCTCGTTCCGAAGAGGCTGAAGGAAGAGGTGATGCTGCGCCGACTGGCGACCGGTATCGCCGAAATGGCGCTCTCTCCGCCGAGCCTGGCCTTCGAGCATGGCGGCGAGCGCAGCCGCCACCGCTACAAGGTCGGCTTCGAGCGCGTGAACAACCAGTTCCGCATCGTGCTCGACCGCGACCGCCTCGCCTCGGACTGGCCGCTCTACCAGATGATGTGGCGCCGTCTGCCGACGCTGGTGCGCCTCATCTCGCGCACTTCTCCAGACGTCATCAGCCTTTCGGGCAACATCTCGGACGGCGGAGACAACGAGCCCGGCGAGCTCAGCTTCTGCAGCGACGAGCCGCAGGCTGTGCTGGTGCCCGATCCTGCCTTCATGACGGCGCGCCTCTACCAGCCATTCAGGGAGCTTGCCGACAGCAAGCCCGGCCAATGGGCGTCCCGCCGCGAAACGCTGCTCTGGCGCGGTGCCATCACGGGGCCCGGACACGCCGCCACCGAGCAGATGGACATGGACGATCCGAGCCTCAAGCTCCGCGTTCGCCTCTGCATCGCGCTGCGTGGACTCGCCGATGTCGATGTAAAGCTGACGGCCAGCGACCGGGAATCCGACCCGCAGCCGCATCACACACGCGACGCGCTCCGTGCCCACGGACTGCTGGGCGACTTCATCGCACCGTCGCGATGGATGAATGTCAAGTTTGCGCTGGATATCGACGGCCCCACAAATAGTTGGGGCAATTTCTTCACGCGGCTTCTCATGGGGTGCTGCGTGCTGAAGGTGGCGTCGTCGCACGGCTTCCGTCAGTGGTACTACGACGACATCATCCCATGGACGCATTATGTCCCGGTCGCCGCC
Encoded here:
- a CDS encoding glycosyl transferase family 90; the encoded protein is MERSLFGLVPKRLKEEVMLRRLATGIAEMALSPPSLAFEHGGERSRHRYKVGFERVNNQFRIVLDRDRLASDWPLYQMMWRRLPTLVRLISRTSPDVISLSGNISDGGDNEPGELSFCSDEPQAVLVPDPAFMTARLYQPFRELADSKPGQWASRRETLLWRGAITGPGHAATEQMDMDDPSLKLRVRLCIALRGLADVDVKLTASDRESDPQPHHTRDALRAHGLLGDFIAPSRWMNVKFALDIDGPTNSWGNFFTRLLMGCCVLKVASSHGFRQWYYDDIIPWTHYVPVAADLSDLMEKLEWCRSHDQACREIAAAGQDFALRRTVESETVATVQKLNELFGAG